The Schistocerca gregaria isolate iqSchGreg1 chromosome 4, iqSchGreg1.2, whole genome shotgun sequence genome contains a region encoding:
- the LOC126266985 gene encoding uncharacterized protein LOC126266985 has product MAAKYSWCVASTTKLIEMYEADEALYNVRHPDYKNRLRRLESYKNIAEIISHDIRPGCTAEDIKRKINGLRTSYSYEKAKMHKSKSGASAQAAYTPQVYWFQMLKFLDQATEADESVCNLESTESESERATPTFEEMFEREMQEPVACSEAQPQPQRQERPPTKRRKVTPDVATNVMEEASRTLKAMADVPEP; this is encoded by the exons atggctgctaAATATAGTTGGTGTGTGGCGTCTACcacaaaattaattgaaatgtaTGAGGCGGATGAagcgctttacaatgtgaggcaccctgattacaaaaacagattacgaagattggagagctATAAAAATATAGCAGAGATCATTAGCCATGACATAAGGCCTGGATGTACGGCCGAGGACATAAAGAGGAAGATAAATGGCCTCCGCACAAGCTACTCGTACGAGAAAGCAAAA ATGCATAAAAGCAAAAGTGGAGCCAGTGCACAGGCGGCGTACACACCACAAGTGTACTGGTTTCAAATGCTCAAATTTCTCGACCAAGCAACCGAGGCAGACGAGAGTGTGTGTAATCTAGAGAGTACGGAAAGTGAGAGTGAACGTGCCACACCCACGTTTGAGGAAATGTTTGAG cGTGAGATGCAAGAGCCTGTCGCATGTAGCGAGGCACAGCCACAGCCCCAGCGTCAAGAACGGCCTCCCACTAAAAGAAGGAAAGTCACGCCAGACGTGGCAACAAACGTCATGGAGGAGGCCAGCAGAACACTTAAGGCTATGGCTGATGTGCCAGAACCATGA